Proteins encoded within one genomic window of Esox lucius isolate fEsoLuc1 chromosome 12, fEsoLuc1.pri, whole genome shotgun sequence:
- the kcng1 gene encoding potassium voltage-gated channel subfamily G member 1: MTLLAGDGSDYDYSALSCASDGSLLLLPQPPPLSEQEALKGAYYKRAQLLPEDPEILHSASLSAARKLHAIINVGGLRYQLPWTTLEDFPLSRLGQLRLCSSFDEIMRVCDDYDVAHNEYFFDRSPCAFRTILTFLRAGKLRSLREMCALSFREELLYWGVPEENLEWCCRRRLIQRAEECDDLERAAEEDDEEELMMDTSSGPRRYKAPLATETRMGHCMNKLRDMVERPHSGLPGKIFACLSVLFVTITAVNLSISTMPAMREEEEQGKCSQMCYNIFIVETVCVGWFSLEFTLRFIQDRDKLAFLRRPLNLIDVVAILPYYITLVVDSYQGQKKIGSGSSYLDKVGLVLRILRALRILYVMRLARHSLGLQTLGLTARRCTREFGLLLLFLCVAIALFSPLLYLIENEMAAGREFSSIPATYWWAVITMTTVGYGDMVPRSIPGQVVALSSILSGILLMAFPVTSIFHTFSRSYVELKQEQQRQLQRRTHFLLRRRMGGLGSDMSLESDYPSCSSSETRNQED, encoded by the exons ATGACTCTGCTGGCGGGCGACGGCTCTGACTACGACTACAGTGCCCTGAGCTGCGCCTCCGAtggctccctcctcctcctaccTCAACCCCCACCACTGTCAGAGCAGGAGGCCCTCAAGGGGGCTTACTATAAACGTGCCCAGCTCCTCCCAGAGGACCCGGAGATCCTCCACAGCGCCTCGCTCTCCGCCGCCCGTAAACTCCATGCCATCATCAACGTGGGTGGGCTACGTTATCAGCTACCCTGGACCACCTTGGAGGACTTCCCCCTTTCCCGTCTGGGCCAGCTCCGCCTCTGCAGCAGCTTCGACGAGATCATGCGCGTCTGCGACGACTACGACGTCGCTCACAACGAGTACTTCTTCGACCGCTCGCCCTGCGCCTTCCGCACCATCCTGACCTTCCTGCGTGCCGGAAAGCTGCGCTCCCTGAGGGAGATGTGTGCCCTCTCCTTCAGGGAGGAGTTGCTCTACTGGGGGGTGCCCGAGGAGAACCTGGAATGGTGCTGCCGTCGCCGCCTCATCCAGCGGGCGGAGGAGTGTGACGATCTGGAGCGGGCTGCggaggaggatgatgaagaggagctGATGATGGACACGAGCAGCGGGCCCCGCCGGTACAAAGCCCCCCTGGCAACAGAGACCAGGATGGGACATTGTATGAACAAGCTGAGGGACATGGTGGAGAGGCCCCACTCCGGCCTACCCGGGAAGATCTTTGCCTGCCTGTCAGTGCTGTTCGTCACCATCACGGCCGTCAACCTGTCCATCAGTACCATGCCAGCcatgagagaggaggaggaacag GGCAAGTGCTCCCAGATGTGCTACAACATCTTCATCGTGGAGACGGTGTGCGTGGGCTGGTTCTCCCTGGAGTTCACCCTGCGATTCATCCAGGACCGAGACAAACTGGCCTTCCTGAGACGCCCCCTGAACCTCATCGACGTGGTGGCAATACTGCCTTACTACATCACCCTGGTGGTGGACAGCTACCAGGGCCAGAAGAAGATCGGCTCCGGCAGCAGCTACCTGGACAAGGTGGGCCTGGTGCTGCGGATCCTCCGGGCCCTGAGGATCCTGTACGTAATGCGTCTGGCCCGGCACTCCCTGGGTCTGCAGACACTGGGGCTGACGGCGCGGCGGTGCACGCGGGAATTCGGcttgctcctcctcttcctctgcgtGGCCATCGCACTCTTCTCCCCGCTGCTCTACCTCATCGAGAACGAGATGGCCGCCGGCCGTGAGTTCAGCAGCATCCCCGCCACCTACTGGTGGGCCGTCATAACCATGACGACCGTGGGCTACGGAGACATGGTTCCGAGGAGCATCCCGGGTCAGGTGGTGGCGCTGAGCAGCATTCTGAGCGGGATCCTCCTCATGGCGTTCCCAGTCACCTCCATCTTCCACACGTTCTCCCGGTCCTATGTGGAGCTGAAGCAGGAGCAGCAGAGGCAGCTGCAGAGGCGGACTCACTTCCTGTTACGGAGGCGGATGGGCGGGCTGGGGAGTGACATGTCTCTGGAGAGCGACTACCCTAGTTGCAGCTCATCTGAGACCAGGAACCAGGAAGACTGA